The following are from one region of the Frankiaceae bacterium genome:
- a CDS encoding IS5/IS1182 family transposase, producing RSLGERGFAVLKTWRILRRLRTCPWRAGPIVAAILTLEHL from the coding sequence TCCGCAGCCTCGGCGAACGCGGCTTCGCGGTCCTCAAGACCTGGCGCATCCTGCGCCGGCTCCGCACCTGCCCCTGGCGCGCCGGCCCCATCGTCGCCGCCATCCTCACCCTCGAACACCTCTGA
- a CDS encoding PQQ-dependent sugar dehydrogenase: MRTAALVLAAALLAGCSSGDPSVAPSSATTSAPAGSPSGSGRESPSAPGSPAALPAKSGPPKLELVARFNAPTHVAAPPGDPRLFVVEQGGRIKVVKDGRTLPAPFLDISGQTRHRGEQGLLSMAFAPDFAESGRFYVDHNGRDGAVRVAEYTVGDDPDRADPSSRRELLRIPKPNENHNGGQLAFDDDGMLIVSIGDGGGGNDPSNNAQDLGTLLGKLLRIDPRPSGGRPYGIPRDNPYVSRSGARPEVWAYGLRNPWRFSLDPETGDLYLGDVGQYVIEELNAVPPARQSGANYGWRVFEGRRRNFGGETPLREGPLVEPVHQFNHNGGRCVITSGVVYRGSVTALRGKFLFGEFCTGALWSIPAGTRADPSVTTLSLKAPQVSSFGVDGLGEVYVVSSGGSVWRISA; the protein is encoded by the coding sequence ATGCGTACCGCCGCCCTCGTCCTCGCCGCCGCGCTGCTCGCCGGCTGCTCGTCCGGCGACCCGTCGGTCGCGCCGTCTTCGGCGACGACGTCGGCACCCGCCGGGTCGCCGTCCGGGTCCGGGCGGGAGTCGCCGTCCGCGCCGGGGTCGCCCGCCGCGCTGCCCGCCAAGTCGGGGCCCCCCAAGCTCGAGCTCGTCGCGCGCTTCAACGCCCCCACGCACGTCGCCGCCCCGCCCGGCGACCCGCGGCTGTTCGTCGTGGAGCAGGGCGGCCGCATCAAGGTCGTCAAGGACGGCAGGACGCTGCCCGCGCCGTTCCTCGACATCTCGGGGCAGACCCGCCACCGCGGCGAGCAGGGGCTGTTGTCGATGGCGTTCGCGCCCGACTTCGCCGAGTCGGGGCGCTTCTACGTCGACCACAACGGCAGGGACGGCGCCGTTCGCGTCGCCGAGTACACCGTCGGCGACGACCCCGACCGCGCCGACCCCTCGTCGCGGCGCGAGCTGCTCCGCATCCCCAAGCCCAACGAGAACCACAACGGCGGGCAGCTGGCGTTCGACGACGACGGCATGCTCATCGTCAGCATCGGCGACGGCGGCGGCGGCAACGACCCTTCCAACAACGCCCAGGACCTGGGCACGCTCCTCGGCAAGCTGCTGCGCATCGACCCGCGCCCGTCCGGCGGCAGGCCGTACGGCATCCCGCGCGACAACCCGTACGTCTCCCGCTCCGGCGCCAGGCCCGAGGTCTGGGCGTACGGCCTGCGCAACCCGTGGCGCTTCTCGCTCGACCCCGAGACCGGCGACCTCTACCTGGGCGACGTCGGGCAGTACGTCATCGAGGAGCTCAACGCCGTCCCTCCCGCGCGGCAGTCCGGCGCCAACTACGGCTGGCGCGTGTTCGAGGGCCGACGGCGCAACTTCGGCGGCGAGACCCCGCTGCGCGAGGGGCCGCTCGTCGAGCCCGTCCACCAGTTCAACCACAACGGCGGGCGGTGCGTCATCACGTCCGGCGTCGTCTACCGGGGGAGCGTGACGGCGCTGCGCGGGAAGTTCCTGTTCGGGGAGTTCTGCACCGGCGCGCTGTGGAGCATCCCGGCGGGCACGCGGGCCGACCCGAGCGTGACGACGCTGTCGTTGAAGGCGCCCCAGGTCTCGTCGTTCGGCGTGGACGGGCTCGGCGAGGTCTACGTCGTGTCCAGCGGCGGGTCCGTCTGGAGAATCTCGGCGTGA
- a CDS encoding PPOX class F420-dependent oxidoreductase, producing the protein MDVEGVRGFVRSNHRAVLATRRKDGSPQMSPVTVAVGPDGRLRISTRETAMKTRNVRRDPRVSLCLLTDGFFGDWAQAEGTAEVVELPEAMDLLVEYYKAVAGEHPDWDDYRAAMERERRVMLLVDVMRAGPNVSG; encoded by the coding sequence GTGGACGTCGAGGGCGTACGGGGGTTCGTACGGAGCAACCACCGGGCCGTGCTCGCCACGCGCCGCAAGGACGGCAGCCCGCAGATGTCCCCGGTCACCGTCGCCGTCGGCCCCGACGGGCGGCTGCGGATCTCGACCCGCGAGACCGCGATGAAGACCCGCAACGTCCGCCGCGACCCGCGGGTCTCGCTCTGCCTGCTGACCGACGGGTTCTTCGGCGACTGGGCGCAGGCCGAGGGCACCGCCGAGGTCGTCGAGCTGCCCGAGGCGATGGACCTGCTGGTCGAGTACTACAAGGCGGTCGCGGGCGAGCACCCGGACTGGGACGACTACCGCGCCGCCATGGAGCGCGAACGCCGCGTCATGCTGCTCGTCGACGTGATGCGCGCGGGGCCGAACGTCAGCGGCTAG
- the argS gene encoding arginine--tRNA ligase encodes MGAVSGPAERALAALVGRETGTAYDTERAAPGAPAEFRVHAGTEDARALAKILSDIPGITSALPVPPRVYVSLDGDVLASAVTGAITEQGPRYGWAAPLGEPMVFSICCPNANKPLHVGHLRNCFLGVAASKLYETQGYDIVTTEELANFGIHVAQALVAYQRWGYGEEPATSGLKADHFVGSYYTRFHTEHNAGEPGLEQEAIDLLLRQWDGDPEEVALNERVTEWAIAGIRETYLRIGLKHDFVLRELEALPVGMALVEEGVRTGACLRRPDGSVYVDLSDIGLGEVTLLRRNGTPLSLVFFVAIWVRRAQLHPRGRVVRITGEQWRESFTQFLEILRRLGHPEIADATDGIWYGMIRSPDGKIRSRDGTDVSADSLLDGFRDRFAADWGSAEPYHRETCERLSVALLKLFILGKRREDTITYDDEAVWNDTVPRIARLAAALRLADDPPTAARPAEGKASRRAVNDLLLALNALPWVFARAASRYDAADVAAHADRVARLALDCERRGVLDATLAKATGRVLRNALSALDVALPSSGLELPPSCTTSGRAPR; translated from the coding sequence GTGGGGGCGGTCAGCGGGCCGGCCGAGCGGGCACTGGCGGCCCTGGTCGGGCGCGAGACCGGCACGGCGTACGACACGGAGCGGGCCGCCCCGGGCGCGCCGGCGGAGTTCCGGGTGCACGCGGGGACCGAGGACGCCCGCGCGCTCGCCAAGATCCTCTCCGACATCCCTGGGATCACGTCCGCGCTGCCCGTGCCGCCGCGGGTCTACGTCTCCCTCGACGGCGACGTGCTGGCGTCGGCTGTCACCGGCGCGATCACGGAGCAGGGGCCGCGGTACGGCTGGGCCGCGCCGCTCGGCGAGCCGATGGTGTTCTCGATCTGCTGCCCCAACGCGAACAAGCCGCTGCACGTCGGCCACCTGCGCAACTGCTTCCTCGGCGTCGCCGCGTCGAAGCTCTACGAGACGCAGGGCTACGACATCGTCACGACCGAGGAGCTGGCCAACTTCGGCATCCACGTGGCGCAGGCGCTGGTGGCGTACCAGCGCTGGGGGTACGGCGAGGAGCCGGCGACCAGCGGCCTGAAGGCCGACCACTTCGTCGGGTCGTACTACACGCGCTTCCACACCGAGCACAACGCCGGCGAGCCGGGGCTGGAGCAGGAGGCGATCGACCTGCTGCTGCGGCAGTGGGACGGCGACCCCGAGGAGGTGGCGCTCAACGAGCGCGTCACCGAGTGGGCGATCGCCGGCATCCGCGAGACGTACCTGCGCATCGGCCTGAAGCACGACTTCGTGCTGCGCGAGCTCGAGGCGCTGCCGGTCGGGATGGCGCTCGTCGAGGAGGGCGTACGCACCGGCGCCTGTCTGCGCAGGCCCGACGGCTCCGTCTACGTCGACCTCTCGGACATCGGCCTCGGCGAGGTCACGCTGCTGCGACGCAACGGCACCCCGCTCTCGCTGGTCTTCTTCGTCGCGATCTGGGTGCGCCGCGCGCAGCTGCACCCGCGCGGGCGCGTCGTGCGCATCACCGGGGAGCAGTGGCGGGAGTCGTTCACGCAGTTCCTCGAGATCCTGCGGCGGCTCGGGCACCCGGAGATCGCCGACGCGACGGACGGCATCTGGTACGGCATGATCCGCTCCCCGGACGGCAAGATCCGTTCGCGCGACGGCACCGACGTCTCCGCGGACTCGCTGCTGGACGGGTTCCGCGACCGGTTCGCGGCGGACTGGGGCAGCGCCGAGCCGTACCACCGCGAGACGTGCGAACGGCTCTCGGTGGCGCTGCTCAAGCTGTTCATCCTCGGCAAGCGGCGCGAGGACACGATCACGTACGACGACGAGGCCGTCTGGAACGACACCGTGCCCAGGATCGCGCGGCTGGCGGCGGCGCTACGGCTCGCCGACGACCCGCCGACAGCGGCGAGGCCGGCCGAGGGCAAGGCGTCGCGGCGCGCCGTCAACGACCTGCTGCTGGCGCTGAACGCGCTGCCGTGGGTGTTCGCGCGGGCGGCCTCCCGCTACGACGCCGCCGACGTCGCCGCGCACGCCGACAGGGTGGCGAGGCTGGCGCTGGACTGCGAGCGCCGCGGCGTCCTCGACGCGACGCTGGCGAAGGCGACGGGGCGGGTGCTGCGCAACGCGCTCTCCGCGCTCGACGTGGCGCTGCCGTCGTCGGGCCTGGAGCTGCCGCCGAGCTGCACGACGTCCGGGCGCGCGCCTCGCTGA